The following nucleotide sequence is from Mangifera indica cultivar Alphonso chromosome 1, CATAS_Mindica_2.1, whole genome shotgun sequence.
ttgaaTATTACTGGgtaaaaattattactatatttgataaaatttaataaaaatgagtaggtataaataattattatgtttggttgaaggtaataaaagaattctagtatattattttacttaaatgcttaattattttaaaaatatttttatgttatttgttatattaattaaaaatgtgattatttttaccttaaaaaattaataaataaaaatataattataataaaattaagattactttagtaatcttttaGTAGCTAAGGTagaagtggtaatcagattacctcttatattacttaccacatcaccattagtaatagaagattactaaaatattttattatttataaaccaaacaaagaatataactaataaaagaGATTactagaataatttttataagcATTTGACCAAACAACccctaaaaataatataatgatcaTAAAGTATTAAATAAGTGGCAATGAGATGATAACAATTGTGGTAGGGGGAAAAATATAactcaaacataattttatgtcGTAAAGAAgggtaaaaaaggaaaaacgagatattatatattataaatgatcttaaaaatagtaatttaatgCTTAGTATTGTTGTTTTGTTACATAGATAGATAATGCTACGTATTTGTGCATGCCGCatgcaaaaatttattatttcatgtaaataattcatataactattgattttaaataaaatgatgagtatatataattaagtactagctagaaattcaaaaatatttttaaatgtaattttaggtattataaaaataaaaataaataaatacctcGATAACTTATGATTGCCCTTAactaaataaatagaaaatgcTACGTACTTTTGCGTGTCAACatgcaaaaatttattatttcatataaataattcatatgactattgattttaaattaaatgatgagTATATACAATTAAGTACTAgctagaaattcaaaaatatttttataagtattataaaaataaaaataaataaatacattgataatttatgttttcgcttcattaaataaatagaaatcTTTTCGTACTTGTGCATGccacattaaaaaaaactcaaatatatgttaccatatgtaatatataatgatCATATATAAgtattacaaatgaaaaaagTCTCTACATTTTTTCAAGTATCATAACAATAAAAGGAAAGTAATCCTATATGCTTCATAAGGGagtattatatttgaaattgaagTAATTAAGTACCATATTTTTGACCACTTTCATATATAAgtagatttaataaattaaatcaatgcCATCAGAACCAAATAAACTAAATTGATAACAATGTCTTAAAATCTTAAGATTGCGTTGGAACAGACTTCTTTTTCTAAGGACATTGAAAGTTGTATGTGATcctcaaaagttaaaaaacttataagaaaataaaaaaaaagaagtaaattaaaaaaaagaagaagataaaactatacttattaacttatttatataagcTGAAAAGTTAATTAGTATAATCGATAGAGAAACGAGAAAGTGACatcaaaatcaaagcaaattaACAAACCCTCTTCTTGAAACATAAACTTAAGGAGCAAAGCTCCAAGTTTAGCTACATATAAGTTCTTTATTAAAGgtaaatatataagataaaacatAACACAAACACTAAAACAACAATAATCTAGGCATGCTCATTGAGACGATGAATCCACTTCAACATTGCATTCCTAGCATCTTTCACTTCTCAAGGGATCATCTTCATCGACAGAAACCTGCCACAGATTAAAGGgtttcttcatatattatcAGAATGACTGAATTTCATTTCAATAACAATAAGTGCTTTCTTACCTAGAGTACTGAAGCACCAAGTTCTGGCCTGTTTGTGCCTTCAAAATGTTCAAATTGCATAAAATTGttcaaaatgatcaaaatatagactaaatttatctctttgaagagaataaaatgtaaaattaagaTGCTTCATAAGAGAACGgatgaatttatttatacctTATTAAGCTTATGACTTCATcctgaagatgaagatgaagatgaagatggagcCGATGATGAAACACCCAGATCGGACAACGACGAACTCAGATCATCAGCCGGTGGTGGCCTCATGAGCCAAGCCGGAGGTGGCCAGAACATTTGAAAATAGTTAGGGAGAGCCATAAGGGGTGCACTGCTTCCATTTGCTAAATCATACACACCAACTCTCACTCTTCCATCGATTAAAGATTCCATCACTTGGCCATGATCACGTAAACCCCGAGCATAATcagttaaagttttaatttcatCCACGAAAATGATCTTATTCCCTCTAACGCCGGCAAAATCAGAAGCTGAAAACGCATATGAAGAATCACGACTGATGAAAAAGATTTCATCTCCCAAATCGGTGACCTCCCTCCATCTAGCTCTATACACACCGTGACGATCATCCAACTTAAACACTTTGAATTGCACTGAAAGTGGACGCCTTGGATCAAGATTAACATTGCGTAAAAGGGCTAAATGAAAAAAGACTTGGCCATCGCAAGATTGAAGATCTCTAACTACAAAGTAAAGATATCCACGGGATTTTACCATGTACCACTCTCCGTAGCGAGGTAATGATCGAGGGACCGTCAGAACTGATCTAAATGTTTTGTCGTCGACGACTTTGACGATGCCATCTCGATCTACAGTGAAGAAATGGTTCTTGTAGCGTATAAAATCATTGATTCCATAGCGTCTTTCCACCGGCCGCCATATGTTTTCACCAATTGTGACGCACAGCAGGTCTGTTTGTTCGATGAGGACGAACTTTTTGTTTGAATCGAAGAGGCTGGACAAGCCCACCTCGAAGAAATTCCTGGAGATACGATGGTCTACGTTAGGGCTATCGTTTTTCAGGAAGAAGTTTTCGGAAACCTTTGAGACGCCTAAGTTGAGCAGGTTTAAATTCTGAGGAAAGACTTCGCCGTCAGGAAGGTTGTGAACGGGGGAAGTTGAAAATGGACTAATGAGACGGTATTTGTTTTCAACTGGCTCACTGACCTTCATCAACCAGCTCTTTTTGGGGAAGGTATTAGGGACTTCAAGGCGAAGGACTTTGGTTTTGAACAAAGTGAAAGGAGCCATAGGAGGGCTCACAGTTGGAGCATTATTGATAGGACACAGTATATGTTTGGGTAGTGAAGGAGGAGGTTTCTCAGAGCGAGGAGTCAAGAATCTCCATGAGTAACACACAGCTCGAAATTGGAGCGTGTCAATGCGGGTATCCAGGCGTTTTTCAATGAGAGAAAGGAGGTCTGGTGGGAGATCAGCCCATGAAATTCCAAAAGTTTGagccatttttttaattctcttgGTGATGAGAATGAAATAAAGCTCAACCCTAACCGTAACCCTAATAGTTTCAGAAGAGGAAGATAGATTGAAGGAGGCAGAGATCTCTATGGTTACTGTTGAGGGATGTATTTATTAGGCCGCAGAGGTCCAGTTGCCTCCATTTGGAAACAACCGGTGTCAGTTTCATGCATGTTAAAGCTTCTAGATTGGGATTCATCTGGTGGATTTTGTGGAAGATTTTGTACATGGTTTTtatttgtaagatttttttGTCCTCTAATTCTAAAAATTCGATTGGGgaatggtttttatttttaatgttttggaTATGTAAAAATCtcagaaaaaaattgattaatagtaggtaattaattaatatagatACATTTATACAAGGTGGTACttaatattatttgagtttaatctAAATGGAATCTAACCTTATCTACTAATAATTCTTTTGTTAAGACCATCTTGATATAATGACCATGCTTAAATGCATTTTGATTCACGTATTAACATAAGTCAAGCTAAAGATTATTAAAGAAGATcctattataattttatcgaaGATCCTCAATGAAAAACtgttaaaacaattaattatattttttcatagaAATTATTGACTTAACTTCACATTCAATAAGTTAAGTTAATAATTAAcaacttaaaatcaattaattaaccAATACCAAATAtcgattcgaatcaaattaacttgatttgaatttactGATTCTAAATTTAAAAGTGTTTTCGCTAGAAGGCTAAATATCACCAAGTCGACACTAGGCCTAGTGAAAATTGGCGTGGTCCTCATGTTACCGGCTGTGCTATGCTAAGACCTCTAAAAATGCGGGCTCCAAAGGACTATATCGGCCcacaaattttgattaattttttgcAAATTGTATCAAACTGATCTATGGGCCTTCACGTGAGAGTTCTACATGGACCGATTCATTTACGGCCTTGACTGGACTCGTAATTTTGTGAACTGAACCAAACTTGGGTAATGCACAAAATTTATGGGCCGCCACAACCACACCCTGATATTTTATAGCCATTtgtaaatatcaaaatgcacaTAATATTTTATCGGCTTCCAAATGAATCTGAGGTCAGAAGTGTGTGGATATTTGACCCTATAGTTTGTCAAGAGAACATAAAGATTCCAGTCTGTAATAAAACTTTCAAGTTACTGCCGCTACTGTTTTAAAAGATGTGGACAAAGAAAATGCCTTCCATCTTTTACCCAGAAAACTCAGACAGGTAAGGGAAATGAAATGACGGAGACAGTAGCAGAGCAAGAAAGAAATATAAGCTAAagcttttagatatttttctggtttagggtttttgggtATATTCTCTTTAACTCTTTCATTCGTTTATCTGTGAAACCATGTCACTTTTGTCTCTCTTCCCAGTTTTCAGTAGTAACCCAAGAGTTCTTCACTCCCCACTTCACTCTGTTGGTCAGACGAGAGCTAAAACTCGCCGTTTTGTGGCCTTATCCACTCACTCCAACGCTAAGATTATTAAGACTAACAGGAAGTCGAGGTATGGACGGCAACTGTCTATGTATGATAATAGTGAAGAGGATATAgaggaagaggaggaagaagatgaagatgacgtGGAAGAAGATGATTGGTTGGTCGATGATGATGTGagtttttgtttcttcattgtTTTGCTGTTGTTAGTTTACTCTTTTAGGTGGCTTTGCTTGGCTTTGCTTTTCCAAAGCTAAACTTTTTGTTTTCGTATTTTAATTTCCCTCCTTTTGTAAGGTTTTCTTGTAAGTGTTTTCCGGTTTTTTGAAAGCAGAAGCTACTTTCTTTTTGctgaaattttggtttttgagaGCCAACTGGGAATAATTCActaatagaatttaaattttgtatcttattgtttctctttctttggGTTCATATAGTGCTTTATTTTTTCTAGTCGTCAGATTGGTGTGGTGGTGTCTTCAAGTCTTTGTCTTGGTTGGCATTATGACGAAACAATTATTTTGCATTGAAAGTCATTTCATTACCTCAGTTCTGCATATCAATTAGAAATTCATCATTTCCATTGTAGGAGAACTTAGTTTCCTAGTGTTGTTCCAAAGCAACATGTTGCTGATTAGCAAAGACTGTGCTTTGATATCCATGATTAAGGTTACCGGAATTGATCCTATAGCATTTGGGCATCTTTCTTGTTTTACatgttaatatgttttttttttttaatttatgttatctACAATTTACCTGGATTCAAAGATTATTATTGTTTGTCATGTCTTTGGTTCTTACGGTTAGTTGTGATATTTTCTTCAGGATGACTTTGCAGAAGTTAAGGAATATGTTGTCAATGGAAAGAAGTATAAGTCACAGAAGAGATGGAATTCTAAAATAGGTATGCTTTCAAAATAGCTTCCCAAAAAATTTAGGAAGAGACTGGTTAAAACATAACTTCTTTTGTTCAGGCAGTCAGAGATCACCAGTTACAGGCAGGAGCATTGGGTCATTAAAATCTGGTGGAAGCCTTAGAATTGCTGAAAACCAATTGGATggaagaaatagaagaaatacTCTAGGGAAGAATAGTAATGGAAATCCTTATCATGCTTCCTACTATACTAAGGAAGTTAATTCATTTGATGGTGGAGGAAAGGTATGATTTCTGTCAAGTGTTTTTATGAACTGTGCAAATGGAAAAAGGAGCTTTACATGTTTCCTTTGGTTGCAGCATATGACAAGGAGTTCCATGGAGAATAGATATCAATTGCTATCTGAAGAAATAGAGTTGGATGAGAAATGGCTCCCACTTCTTGATTATCTAAGCACGTTTGGGTTCAGTGAATCTCACTTTATCCAAATGTATGAGAGGCACATGCCTTCCCTTCAGATAAATGTATGTTCTGCACAGGAAAGGTTGGAATACTTGTTAAGTGTTGGTGTCAAACAGAGAGATGTCAGGAGGATTCTTCTGAGACAACCACAGATTTTGGAATATACTGTTGATAACAATTTGAAGTCCCATGTAAATTTCTTGATGAATTTGGGTATCCCAAGTACCAGAATAGGACAGATAATTGTTGCTGCTCCATCCCTTTTTTCTTACAGTATTGAGAAATCACTAAAACCAACAGTGAGATACTTAGTTGAAGAGGTTGGCATTAACGAAAAGAGTATCGGTAAAGTTGTGCAACTGAGCCCTCAAATTCTGGTTCAGCGGATTGATATGTCCTGGAACACTCgttatctttttctttcagaAGAACTGGGAGCTCCTAGAGATAGTATAGTCAAGATGGTAACAAAACATCCTCAACTCCTTCATTACAGCATTGATGATGGATTACTACCAAGGATAAATTTCCTGAGAAGTATTGGAATGCATAATTCTGAAATCTTGAAAGTCTTGACAAGCCTTACACAGGTTAGTGGCCACTCTTgagctttctcttcttttcctttgaACATCTTCATATCAAAAGAAATAGAGTTGTTTTCTCAACACTCTTTTTTGAATTTGCAATGTATTGTTTACCTTCATTCTGTTTCTCTAATATCATACCATTATCCTTGATTGAATCTATTGTTAAATGTGTTGCAGGTATTGTCCCTCTCACTGGAAGATAATCTAAAACCGAAGTACTCATACCTGGTTAATGAGCTTCGCAATGAGGTGAAGTCCTTGACCAAATATCCCATGTACTTAAGCTTGTCCTTGGACCAGAGAATTAGACCACGACACAGATTCTTGGTTTCCCTTAAGAAAGCTCCAAAAGGGCCATTTCCTCTAAGCTCACTGGTTCCAACAGATGAAAGCTTTTGCCAGCAGTGGGCTGGTACTAGTTTAGATGAATATTTGGCATTTCGGCAGAGGTTGCTACTCAAGGATTTTgctaataaatatgataaacgggaataatatattttcccattttgttctttgtttATACTACCAAAGTTTTGTAGTAGCAGAGTTATCATTCCCCAATTTAAGGGACCGGTGAAGCTGGTTTTGTGGAGTGGTTACAGAAGTAATATTAGCACTGGTAAGCCATTGGGTCAATTTCTGTCAAATAATCCTTTGTGTTTTgcattttagaatataatagATTTATGATTATGACATGGTATTTGGTGTCATATTGTATGCAGGAGTTGATCCAGATATTTGTTTATTTCACTTGTCATTTAAACTTTCTCTTGGAGGCATTCAGATGAGAATATTTTACTAACTGCTTATGtatgaagataaaatatttcaagTATAGTACATAAAAACAAGGTTAGTTTTTGGAGATTTGGGTTGGAGTTGTAGAAATTCTAGCTGAATATTAGACGATGGTAGTGTGCATGAATATAAATACTGTTATTTCTTTGGCATGTAATTCCTCACTATTTAAATGTCGTACTAGTTTGGCATTATGCTTGTACACCATTAGATGACTACATTTTTAGAAAGATTCAATTATTAGGAGAAAGCTTTATATTcctatttattttacatgttctACTGTATGCTAAGATCTTTACTGAATTATTTCTGGTAATGTCTCTTGTCTTCAGATCTTCTATGTGTGTAGCACTTGTTACAAATTCGCATTTTCTGATTGTTACCTGACCGATTGCAGGCTGCTGCAGCCTAGttatattttatcaagaataCTTTTGGAAGGAGCAAGTTGTATAAACTGCAAGTTTTCCCAAACCGATGGACACATATACTTCTTTTTTCTTATggttcaaatataattattttttgccCTGCCGATACTTCCTgctagataaaattatttttgtatctCTATTAAATGTAAAATTGGTTGGACACTTGAAAAAGTGTAAATATGCTTTTCCAGGTTACTCCTTCTCATGTTTTTTATGTGTATTTGTTACCTGGCTGCTAAAGCATACCTTAACCTTTTCTATGTTAGGCTGGATTGCTGATTATTGAAGCAATGTGCTTGTACATGAACAAAAGCATCAGATCTTCTATTTCCTTGCAGAATCCTTCACAAAGTAGAGTACTTAGGCTGTTTTTTTGTCAGTTTTAAGTTTGTTGGTAGGTCTCATCAGAATTTGTTTATCAGAAGGCAGATCTATTGGATTCCTCAGCTGAAAGGTTGATAGTTGTCTTCCTCTAGGAATTGGCCAACTAATGCAAAATATTCAATATTCAATATTCAACAGTTCCTTGGGGAACCAGGAGAGGCAGGATGTCATTTTCAAGCTGTGTTTTTGACCTAGTCCCAGGTGTCTTCTTGTTCCTCAAAATGTGATGTATGTTGTTCATTAATCTTCGTTCTTTCTAGCCTAATGAAGACGCCATTTTCGCTTTTATATTTGGTCAATCTGTTTGtgtaaatgaattgaattgCTGAGCTTCAGAGCTTTGAGCTTTCCTGTTAGGTTTTTTACTTGTACATGGATGATAATGACATTGTTGCTCTCTTTAGATACCCAAAAGTGGAAGGGAAAAGAACTCAAGGAAACTATAGTTTTGAGGTCAAAATAGTAGTTGAGATAAAACACTGATTGTATGTGGGTGTACAAGTGTTAGGAAAGTCTCAATCTTAAGCTAGTTTCTAGTTTATTGGGATGGGAGAGAGATCCAATAGCATGTATCCaacactaaaattttttttattagttctCCTAAAACCTTACGAAACTTTCAAGCCATCCGTGGAGCAGCCAAAACAAGGCTGAGTGGCAAGAGGTTTTTCCACCATTTGAAGCATTGCAATGGATTTTAagttgagttaaattcaaatggTTGACTTGAGTTTTCTTATGGGTTATTGATGAGATGGATAGTATTATCGatagtataaataatgacatcCGTGAGAGATTTTAGCTTAGctaccaaataaaaattttaagttaaatttaatataaatcaagtCAAATATCAAATCGAgttattttggtttaattttttaattttcttatatcaCTATTTTTAACAAAGATGTTAAATTAATAACTTTtcttctaaaacaaaataattttttttaattatgtttgttttatatttttaataaaaaattctcaaaagcttgatttcttttatacaaaaacaataaaattcgGTTTATTCAGATCTTCGATAAAGAAATCCGGGGGTcagttctttttcattaaaaagaaTAGTTAAATATTAAGTGATGTTAAACTTAAACGGGTCATAAGTCAGATGGGCCGGAGCCGCTAAACCCGAGCGTTGAATCGTCATAGTGTGTCacttgctctctctctctctctctcctcttccGTTTTTTCTTCTCAATTGATCGCCTACTACCTACTTGGTTTTTGCCTCCTCGTTGGATCTGAACTTGGGCCCTCCTCTTTTCTGTTTACACTCACCGTCACCAGTCTCTGCTTCTTCGATCTAAATCGCCATCTTTCCTGAGTTTTTTTTGGTCAGCCTAAACTTACTGCAGGTCCTCTTTCACTTATTTGCCATCTGGGTCTAGCTTATTTGTCTCTACTGAGTCAAAATTCTGTAGCTTTCTCACGTGAATTGTTCTGTGATCAGGTAATTCTCTGAATCTTCGACTTCACTTTTATGTTTCAGTGAGTGAGGGATTCTAGGTTTGATCTATGTTTTTTGTGAACTGGGATTTGttttttggatcaatttgtCAATTGGGTACTTGTAATTATTacgtatatatttgttattgttctcgttttaatgtttatttgaatttgtgttCGTCCGGGAATTGACGGCTGGGATCGATATTCGATAGTTTTTGAATGAATTTGTGTCATTTAGAGAAATTTGCAATTGGGTGTGGAGAACTGTTCTGATGACTTAATTTACGCATTGAATCAATAGTTTGAAACTTTGTAGGATGACCAGGATTGACCTTTtcgtattttaaatatttcggGTTATAATACTGCATAGACAGAGAGTTTTATGGTTAAAAAGGtgcttatgattttttttttttattgggaaTGGATGATGTTAGCCTTCTCATGTTAACGTCTATTGATCAACGGGTAGTATGGTGCATACCATAAAACTTaggctttttttgtttttgggcaaAGAAAATAGTGAGTGGAAGTGAGCCGATTTCGAATGTTGTTTCTAACTCCTTGTCTAAACAGGTAGAACTAGTACACTTTGGGCCCCTACCTGCATGGGTTTGCTTTTGAGCAGGGAATCCCGG
It contains:
- the LOC123196816 gene encoding F-box protein SKIP23-like codes for the protein MAQTFGISWADLPPDLLSLIEKRLDTRIDTLQFRAVCYSWRFLTPRSEKPPPSLPKHILCPINNAPTVSPPMAPFTLFKTKVLRLEVPNTFPKKSWLMKVSEPVENKYRLISPFSTSPVHNLPDGEVFPQNLNLLNLGVSKVSENFFLKNDSPNVDHRISRNFFEVGLSSLFDSNKKFVLIEQTDLLCVTIGENIWRPVERRYGINDFIRYKNHFFTVDRDGIVKVVDDKTFRSVLTVPRSLPRYGEWYMVKSRGYLYFVVRDLQSCDGQVFFHLALLRNVNLDPRRPLSVQFKVFKLDDRHGVYRARWREVTDLGDEIFFISRDSSYAFSASDFAGVRGNKIIFVDEIKTLTDYARGLRDHGQVMESLIDGRVRVGVYDLANGSSAPLMALPNYFQMFWPPPAWLMRPPPADDLSSSLSDLGVSSSAPSSSSSSSSG
- the LOC123229702 gene encoding transcription termination factor MTERF9, chloroplastic-like, which codes for MSLLSLFPVFSSNPRVLHSPLHSVGQTRAKTRRFVALSTHSNAKIIKTNRKSRYGRQLSMYDNSEEDIEEEEEEDEDDVEEDDWLVDDDDDFAEVKEYVVNGKKYKSQKRWNSKIGSQRSPVTGRSIGSLKSGGSLRIAENQLDGRNRRNTLGKNSNGNPYHASYYTKEVNSFDGGGKHMTRSSMENRYQLLSEEIELDEKWLPLLDYLSTFGFSESHFIQMYERHMPSLQINVCSAQERLEYLLSVGVKQRDVRRILLRQPQILEYTVDNNLKSHVNFLMNLGIPSTRIGQIIVAAPSLFSYSIEKSLKPTVRYLVEEVGINEKSIGKVVQLSPQILVQRIDMSWNTRYLFLSEELGAPRDSIVKMVTKHPQLLHYSIDDGLLPRINFLRSIGMHNSEILKVLTSLTQVLSLSLEDNLKPKYSYLVNELRNEVKSLTKYPMYLSLSLDQRIRPRHRFLVSLKKAPKGPFPLSSLVPTDESFCQQWAGTSLDEYLAFRQRLLLKDFANKYDKRE